In Cellvibrio polysaccharolyticus, a genomic segment contains:
- a CDS encoding sulfotransferase family protein, which translates to MAMDFSAAYKTLVTSPHQVTLCARETTLSGLLEKIRDCFGEPALTDEQTLEVLAHCNGAMLESVPNLFDAGWMPYRYHAKTKTLSWCIPQGHPEESFHEQYIDRCRQQCLFNQIVSPQTLLAGLSGDYATHPPQPAGFIFHLSRCGSTLISGCLSEMNSTSVLSESPVLTGVLLDTFLSVSEKKKILLNLINHQGRLYAGRRQVIIKWNAWDIFLWPLIHSIYPQVPTVFLVRNPIEVLASHQRMAGRHMSGDTSMSCLGGVFLGMRESEVPLDFRIRVLSELMSRMLVVAGEKNVIVMDYAELGEEKIIEITRLFGLPLIAVERARLRQRMGFNSKAAGQVFKADGEQKRRLFDVGDAEKIQARLSPLYRQLLARTTNIEPEFDNA; encoded by the coding sequence ATGGCCATGGATTTTTCGGCAGCTTATAAAACACTTGTCACATCGCCACATCAGGTGACGCTATGTGCTCGGGAGACCACACTTTCCGGTTTGCTGGAAAAAATACGTGATTGCTTCGGAGAACCGGCATTAACGGATGAACAAACGCTGGAAGTTTTGGCTCATTGCAATGGGGCTATGCTGGAATCGGTGCCGAACCTGTTTGATGCCGGGTGGATGCCCTATCGTTACCATGCGAAAACAAAAACACTTTCCTGGTGTATACCCCAGGGACATCCTGAAGAGTCTTTTCACGAGCAGTATATTGATCGCTGCCGTCAACAATGTTTGTTTAATCAAATTGTCAGCCCTCAAACACTTCTGGCGGGGCTGTCTGGTGATTATGCGACTCATCCCCCGCAACCTGCCGGTTTCATATTTCATTTATCCCGTTGTGGTTCCACGCTGATATCCGGCTGTCTTTCCGAGATGAACTCCACCAGCGTTTTGTCTGAGTCACCGGTGTTGACCGGTGTTCTTTTGGATACCTTTTTAAGTGTCAGTGAAAAGAAAAAAATCTTACTGAATCTTATCAATCATCAAGGGCGTTTATATGCAGGAAGGCGGCAGGTCATTATTAAATGGAATGCCTGGGACATTTTTCTGTGGCCGCTGATTCATTCTATTTATCCGCAAGTACCAACCGTATTTCTGGTTCGTAACCCGATAGAAGTTCTCGCCTCTCATCAACGAATGGCTGGGCGCCACATGTCTGGTGATACATCCATGTCATGTCTGGGCGGTGTATTTCTCGGTATGCGTGAGAGTGAAGTGCCACTCGACTTTCGTATCCGGGTTTTGAGTGAGTTGATGAGCAGGATGTTGGTGGTTGCCGGTGAGAAAAATGTCATAGTAATGGATTATGCTGAACTCGGTGAGGAAAAAATAATAGAGATTACCCGGTTATTTGGGCTGCCATTGATCGCGGTAGAGCGAGCGCGGTTGCGCCAGCGGATGGGGTTTAATTCCAAAGCAGCAGGGCAGGTTTTCAAGGCTGACGGAGAGCAAAAACGCCGCTTGTTTGACGTTGGGGATGCGGAGAAAATTCAAGCCCGGTTGTCGCCGCTCTATCGTCAATTGCTGGCTCGCACAACAAATATCGAACCGGAGTTTGACAATGCTTGA
- a CDS encoding beta strand repeat-containing protein, with the protein MLRATYKIIHVINNLVAGCWRYGVRLFLSGLAILVSFNVYAATPLDQNFDALAPGYLTNAGHTIAGATYTLVTPGGGAVVALFGDPYAFSITPDVNDNAVVFNSDGNTFIQGPLDARITSADGSEFRIVSMEIDTGLVNEADHVGDPNLIVGGYRNGDLVVSDTIDTRSSDSSGSVAYAKNADAGFGGVLTFNSDWSYIDEIRFIGPDNTLYVIAIDELDFEPGIPPDSTSPTVTSISSSTLNGTYKVGSPISIQVNFSENVIVAGGTPQLTLETGATDRTINYTSGTGSSTLTFTYTVQAGDVSADLDYTTTTALALNGSTIRDAAGNNAILTLAPPGAANSLGNNKALVIDGVVPTVTSVNSSTANGTYKIGDVVSVQVNFSEAVTVTGTPQLTLETGATDRTINYASGTGTSTLTFNYTVQAGDTSSDLDYVATSSLALGGGTIRDAAGNDATLTLASPGAANSLGNNKALVIDGVAPSVSSIVVSGSPMAAATSVNFTVIFNESVTGVSTDDFALGITGTANGTIVSVSGAGSSFTVTVSGIVGNGTIKVNLNASTNIADAAGNAGPVAFTSGSSHTVAIPTVANAPTIGTATAGAGQVSVAFTTPVNDGGSAITGYTVTSNPGNITAGGNGFTTSPIVVTGLTNGTAYTFTVKATNGVGDSVASVASNPATPKGNQTITFPNPGAQNFGTAPDLGSTASATSSLTVSFTSSTTGVCTITSGGALTFVTAGSCTIDADQVGNTAWNAATTVTRTFTVNAIVPDAPAIGTATAGDTEAMVTFTAPAGTGGSAIMANGYTVTASPGGATATGSGSPITVAGLTNGLAYTFTVTATNSAGEGNPSVASNSVTPAAPQTITFGNPGTQNFGTTPTLTATSSAGGGYPISFTSSTTGVCTITAGGALTFVTIGSCTINADQAGDSSYLAAPQVSQTFTVTAVVPGAPTAATATAGDTQASVAFTAPVFIGGAAITSYTVTTSPADVVPVNGAASPIIVTGLTNGVAYTFTVTATNSAGTGSPSAASSSITPAASQTITFVAPGAQNFGTTPTLSATADSGLTPVFTSSTSGVCTITGAGALTFVTAGACTINADQAGNGSYLPATQVTHSFAVNAVVPGAPTAATASAGNAEASVSFTAPVFTGGAVITGYTVTANPGGATATGAGSPIIVTGLTNGTPYTFAVSAINAMGTGAVSAASNAIEPNGAPTISGTPALGIKQEEAYSFIPTAVDTVGDTLTFSITNKPTWAAFDTATGALTGTPVKADVGTTTGIVISVSDGTLSASLPAFDLVVDSVNDAPVITGTPTTSVDQGVAYNFTPTASDPDGDTLTFSITNKPAWAVFNTTTGRLSGIPDTTDNGTYSNIVISVSDGTLTASLPAFSLTVAADDVDTDTPVVTAPSPVVLNASALYTPVTLRQLLKLDADADSATLQAALAALTTGGGEACCTTLPEGLNDNAVVLLSPGRHEVVWTATAANGQTASAKQTVNIRPLVSFAKNQQALRDSVVRVRILLNGVSPVYPLAIPVTIDTATTAADTEYTLLETVAMFNDAGQTEAHIDVQLHAGAGAADSQLVLGLDDRSSNPAVITGDLFDINSGAANRHVISLREGNIAPEVSLSLNQDERNTILVARTGGDVTVTAQVTDLNAGDTHSFDWSGTDNVLADLDGNAANNTLVFNPVTLSGRYFVQLTVTDSAGASETADLYFRVVEQLPVLDPNKDSNGNGIDDETEGFGDANGNGIPDYLDAMPTDNVLPQQIIEANTYLLECDPGVLCRIGRFALLGESGGVELLVSDMEAASDLPADSTHQVVGGIFDFEIKHLPVEGQTIRVVIPQREAIPAEAVYRKYHNGSWKDFVSNDNNRLHSAPGNPGFCPPPGDAQWEPGLVAGYLCVQLTLEDGGPNDADGLVNKAIADPGGVSVRVQTEPPVDPEPEPPVNPEPPVKPEPPVNPPKGGKKSGGAVGLMETGAALLLLLLAHNRRRTGAQSKGKNAKRSNN; encoded by the coding sequence ATGTTGCGGGCTACTTATAAAATAATTCATGTGATCAATAATCTGGTTGCCGGATGTTGGCGTTATGGGGTCAGATTATTTTTAAGTGGTTTGGCCATTTTGGTATCTTTTAATGTCTATGCTGCTACTCCTTTGGATCAGAATTTTGATGCGCTGGCGCCCGGTTATCTAACGAATGCTGGCCACACTATCGCCGGTGCAACTTATACATTGGTGACCCCTGGTGGCGGAGCGGTTGTTGCGTTGTTTGGCGACCCATACGCGTTCAGTATTACGCCTGACGTTAATGATAATGCTGTTGTATTTAACTCTGACGGAAATACCTTTATTCAAGGGCCTTTGGATGCAAGGATAACCTCGGCGGATGGTTCAGAATTTCGCATTGTGTCAATGGAGATTGACACTGGCCTTGTAAATGAAGCAGATCACGTGGGCGATCCAAACCTGATAGTAGGGGGCTACCGGAATGGCGACCTGGTAGTATCGGATACCATCGATACCCGTTCTTCGGACTCATCAGGTTCTGTGGCTTACGCAAAAAATGCAGATGCGGGTTTCGGTGGTGTGCTGACGTTTAATTCCGATTGGTCTTACATTGATGAAATTCGTTTTATCGGGCCCGATAATACACTTTATGTAATCGCAATAGATGAGCTTGATTTTGAACCTGGCATTCCGCCTGATTCTACTTCCCCTACAGTAACGTCCATCTCTTCCAGTACCCTGAATGGCACCTATAAGGTAGGTTCTCCAATCAGCATCCAGGTGAATTTCAGTGAAAATGTGATTGTGGCAGGTGGTACGCCGCAATTAACCCTGGAAACCGGCGCTACCGACAGAACGATCAACTATACCAGCGGCACCGGCAGCAGCACCTTGACGTTTACGTATACCGTACAGGCGGGCGATGTCAGTGCTGATTTGGATTACACTACGACCACTGCCCTGGCTTTGAACGGTAGTACTATTCGTGATGCGGCTGGCAACAATGCCATCCTTACACTTGCCCCCCCTGGTGCGGCAAACTCTTTGGGTAATAATAAAGCGCTGGTTATTGATGGCGTGGTGCCCACAGTTACCTCAGTAAATTCCAGTACAGCAAATGGAACCTATAAGATTGGTGATGTAGTCAGTGTGCAGGTCAACTTCAGTGAAGCGGTAACCGTGACCGGCACTCCACAGTTAACATTGGAGACGGGGGCAACCGACCGGACAATCAACTATGCGAGCGGTACTGGCACCTCTACGCTAACATTTAACTATACCGTTCAGGCTGGGGATACTTCCAGTGACCTGGATTATGTAGCTACCAGCTCGCTGGCATTGGGCGGGGGAACTATCAGGGACGCTGCGGGTAATGACGCGACTTTGACCCTGGCTTCACCGGGTGCAGCCAATTCATTAGGTAACAATAAAGCCTTGGTTATTGATGGTGTTGCACCTTCGGTATCCAGCATTGTGGTAAGCGGGAGTCCAATGGCGGCCGCTACCAGTGTGAATTTCACTGTGATCTTTAATGAATCGGTGACCGGCGTTTCAACCGATGACTTTGCATTAGGAATTACTGGAACTGCCAATGGCACCATTGTCAGTGTTTCCGGGGCTGGCTCCAGTTTCACGGTTACGGTGAGTGGTATTGTTGGCAACGGTACTATCAAAGTAAACCTCAATGCATCAACCAATATTGCCGATGCGGCAGGTAATGCTGGTCCGGTAGCGTTTACCAGTGGCTCATCCCATACAGTTGCGATTCCAACAGTAGCTAATGCGCCAACGATTGGTACGGCAACAGCGGGAGCCGGGCAGGTTTCTGTAGCCTTTACGACCCCTGTAAATGATGGCGGTTCTGCAATCACAGGTTATACCGTGACCTCTAATCCGGGAAATATCACTGCCGGTGGTAATGGCTTTACAACATCGCCGATTGTGGTGACTGGCTTAACTAACGGTACTGCCTATACCTTTACAGTGAAAGCAACCAATGGGGTCGGTGACAGCGTTGCTTCCGTTGCCTCTAACCCGGCAACCCCCAAAGGTAATCAAACCATTACCTTTCCGAATCCCGGTGCCCAGAACTTTGGCACTGCACCTGACTTGGGTTCGACGGCCAGCGCTACATCCTCACTTACAGTGAGCTTTACCTCATCCACTACTGGTGTTTGTACTATTACTAGCGGTGGTGCCCTGACGTTTGTGACGGCCGGTAGCTGTACTATTGATGCGGATCAGGTAGGCAATACGGCTTGGAATGCAGCCACTACAGTAACCCGGACTTTTACTGTGAATGCGATAGTTCCTGATGCACCAGCCATCGGCACTGCCACTGCAGGTGATACTGAAGCCATGGTGACATTTACTGCACCAGCTGGTACGGGTGGTTCTGCGATTATGGCTAACGGTTACACAGTCACCGCTAGCCCCGGCGGTGCGACCGCCACGGGCTCCGGTTCACCCATTACCGTAGCGGGTTTGACTAATGGTTTGGCCTATACCTTTACGGTGACAGCTACCAACTCGGCAGGTGAGGGTAATCCCTCGGTGGCTTCCAACTCGGTAACCCCGGCCGCACCGCAAACCATTACCTTTGGTAATCCGGGCACACAAAATTTTGGTACTACACCTACGTTGACGGCGACCTCATCAGCGGGTGGTGGATATCCGATTTCTTTCACTTCATCGACTACCGGTGTTTGTACTATTACTGCTGGTGGTGCACTGACCTTTGTAACTATCGGTAGTTGTACGATCAATGCGGATCAAGCGGGCGATAGCAGTTACCTGGCCGCCCCTCAAGTTAGCCAAACATTCACTGTTACTGCCGTTGTACCGGGAGCGCCGACCGCAGCTACTGCAACCGCGGGCGATACCCAGGCTTCGGTCGCCTTTACTGCTCCGGTATTTATTGGGGGCGCTGCGATTACAAGTTATACCGTTACCACAAGCCCCGCTGATGTTGTTCCAGTAAACGGTGCAGCTTCACCCATTATCGTAACCGGGTTGACTAATGGTGTTGCCTATACCTTTACCGTAACGGCTACCAACTCGGCGGGTACAGGTTCGCCATCGGCGGCTTCCAGCTCGATTACACCAGCGGCTAGCCAAACCATTACCTTTGTCGCTCCTGGTGCACAAAACTTTGGTACTACACCAACGCTGTCAGCAACGGCGGATTCCGGTTTGACACCAGTGTTTACTTCTTCAACATCCGGTGTTTGTACTATCACCGGAGCAGGTGCACTGACCTTTGTGACTGCTGGTGCCTGTACGATTAATGCAGATCAAGCCGGTAATGGCAGCTACTTGCCTGCTACCCAGGTGACTCATAGCTTTGCGGTTAATGCCGTAGTGCCCGGCGCTCCAACGGCGGCGACTGCCAGTGCCGGTAATGCCGAGGCATCTGTGTCATTCACTGCACCGGTATTTACCGGTGGCGCAGTGATTACTGGTTATACCGTTACGGCTAACCCCGGTGGAGCGACTGCGACGGGTGCTGGTTCACCAATTATTGTCACCGGTTTAACCAATGGCACGCCTTATACCTTTGCTGTGAGCGCGATTAACGCAATGGGAACTGGCGCGGTATCGGCTGCTTCCAACGCAATAGAGCCTAATGGCGCACCAACCATTAGCGGTACGCCAGCTCTTGGCATCAAGCAGGAGGAGGCCTATAGTTTTATTCCAACGGCAGTAGACACAGTGGGCGATACCTTAACCTTCAGTATCACTAACAAACCAACATGGGCAGCATTTGATACGGCAACAGGCGCATTAACCGGAACGCCAGTCAAAGCTGATGTGGGCACCACGACAGGCATCGTAATCAGTGTAAGTGATGGCACTCTGAGTGCCAGCCTACCGGCCTTTGATCTGGTCGTGGATAGCGTCAACGATGCTCCTGTTATCACGGGTACCCCAACTACCAGCGTGGATCAGGGTGTTGCTTACAACTTTACCCCGACGGCCTCCGATCCTGACGGTGATACACTGACCTTCAGCATCACCAACAAACCCGCCTGGGCCGTGTTCAACACCACCACCGGTCGTTTGAGCGGTATTCCGGACACCACCGACAACGGGACTTACAGCAACATTGTCATCAGTGTCTCCGATGGAACACTGACGGCCAGTCTGCCAGCGTTCAGTCTCACCGTAGCTGCTGATGATGTGGATACCGACACCCCGGTCGTCACCGCACCGTCCCCGGTCGTGTTGAATGCTTCCGCGCTCTACACCCCGGTTACCCTGCGTCAGTTGCTGAAGCTGGATGCCGATGCGGATAGCGCAACCCTGCAAGCGGCACTGGCGGCACTCACCACCGGTGGTGGCGAAGCCTGTTGCACCACCTTGCCGGAAGGGTTGAATGACAATGCCGTAGTGTTGTTATCCCCCGGACGTCATGAGGTGGTATGGACAGCAACCGCCGCCAATGGCCAAACCGCTTCGGCAAAACAAACCGTGAACATCCGTCCGCTGGTCTCGTTCGCCAAAAACCAGCAAGCCCTGCGTGACAGCGTGGTGCGTGTGCGGATTCTGCTGAACGGTGTATCCCCGGTGTATCCACTGGCGATACCGGTCACCATCGACACCGCCACCACGGCGGCCGACACGGAATACACCCTGCTGGAAACGGTAGCCATGTTCAATGATGCCGGTCAGACCGAAGCGCACATTGACGTACAGCTGCACGCCGGTGCCGGTGCTGCCGACAGTCAACTGGTGCTGGGTCTGGATGACCGTAGCAGCAACCCGGCGGTTATCACCGGTGACCTGTTCGACATCAACAGCGGTGCCGCCAACCGTCATGTCATCAGCCTGCGTGAAGGCAACATCGCACCGGAAGTCTCGTTGAGCCTGAATCAGGATGAGCGCAACACCATCCTGGTCGCCCGCACCGGAGGCGATGTCACCGTCACGGCGCAGGTCACTGACCTCAATGCAGGCGATACTCATAGCTTCGACTGGAGTGGTACCGACAACGTACTGGCGGATCTTGATGGTAATGCCGCCAACAACACCCTGGTCTTCAACCCGGTAACCTTGAGCGGCCGTTACTTTGTACAGCTCACCGTCACCGATTCGGCGGGTGCCAGTGAAACCGCCGACCTCTACTTCCGTGTAGTCGAACAGCTGCCGGTACTCGACCCGAACAAGGACAGCAACGGCAATGGCATCGACGATGAGACCGAAGGCTTTGGCGATGCGAACGGCAACGGCATACCGGATTACCTGGATGCCATGCCGACCGACAACGTACTGCCGCAGCAAATCATTGAAGCCAATACTTACCTGCTGGAGTGTGACCCGGGTGTACTGTGCCGTATCGGTCGCTTCGCCCTGCTGGGAGAAAGCGGTGGTGTGGAGTTACTGGTCAGTGATATGGAAGCCGCCTCGGATTTACCCGCTGACTCGACCCATCAGGTGGTGGGCGGTATCTTCGATTTCGAAATCAAACACCTGCCCGTAGAAGGACAAACCATCCGTGTGGTGATACCGCAACGCGAAGCGATTCCGGCCGAAGCGGTCTACCGCAAATACCACAACGGCAGCTGGAAAGACTTCGTAAGCAATGACAACAACCGGCTGCACTCTGCACCGGGCAACCCGGGCTTCTGTCCGCCACCGGGCGATGCGCAGTGGGAGCCAGGTCTGGTTGCCGGTTACCTGTGTGTGCAGTTAACGCTGGAAGACGGTGGCCCGAACGATGCGGACGGTCTGGTGAACAAGGCGATTGCCGACCCGGGTGGTGTGAGTGTTCGGGTGCAAACCGAACCGCCGGTTGACCCTGAACCGGAACCGCCAGTGAATCCGGAACCGCCGGTAAAACCGGAGCCACCGGTCAACCCGCCGAAAGGGGGCAAAAAGAGTGGTGGTGCTGTCGGGTTGATGGAAACGGGAGCGGCTTTGTTGTTGTTACTGCTGGCTCACAACCGTCGTAGAACGGGCGCCCAAAGCAAAGGGAAAAACGCAAAGCGCAGCAACAATTGA
- a CDS encoding phage tail protein gives MSEPFLGEIVMFAGNFAPRGWAFCNGQLLPIQQNSALFAILGTTYGGNGQSTFALPNLQGRVPVHQGQSPGTSQYTLGEVSGTENVTLTINELPAHNHTVALSGTGDVNVALGACTTNGSVPTPGPTTVPAKVPGGLSGVNAYSTTPDTTLLPVHTTTTVNVTGNTGIVGNNLPVPIVQPYVVVNFIIAIEGVFPSRN, from the coding sequence ATGTCTGAACCGTTTCTCGGTGAAATTGTGATGTTTGCGGGCAACTTCGCCCCACGTGGATGGGCGTTTTGCAATGGGCAATTACTGCCAATCCAGCAAAATTCTGCGCTTTTTGCAATTCTGGGTACTACCTACGGTGGCAATGGCCAATCGACCTTTGCCCTGCCTAATTTACAGGGGCGTGTGCCGGTGCACCAAGGTCAAAGCCCCGGTACAAGCCAATACACCTTGGGTGAGGTAAGTGGGACTGAAAATGTAACATTGACGATCAATGAATTGCCTGCGCATAACCATACCGTTGCATTGAGCGGGACCGGTGATGTCAATGTTGCATTAGGGGCATGCACTACTAATGGCAGTGTTCCTACCCCAGGGCCAACAACTGTGCCTGCAAAAGTGCCTGGTGGGCTGTCTGGAGTCAATGCGTATAGCACTACACCGGATACCACGCTTTTGCCAGTACATACCACAACAACCGTCAATGTGACTGGCAATACGGGTATTGTCGGTAACAACCTGCCGGTTCCGATTGTGCAACCTTATGTAGTAGTTAATTTCATTATCGCAATTGAAGGCGTTTTCCCCTCACGTAATTAA
- a CDS encoding GNAT family N-acetyltransferase — protein MLDRLLLPTEFTLRIADESDRGFMIALFRSVRPHLFMIDLPSQHLELLVNHQYQLQQNTYKMQWPCAVTFIVQYRGESIGKVVLHEEKDLLHIIDIALIPDQRGKGYGTAILKSFSNMADRHAMLLRLSVERDNCRAKKLYLALGFEVFEAGEFYLAMKREPSLTS, from the coding sequence ATGCTTGACCGGTTGTTGCTGCCCACTGAATTTACGCTGCGTATTGCTGATGAAAGTGACCGTGGTTTTATGATCGCGTTATTTCGTTCGGTCCGGCCGCATCTGTTTATGATTGATTTACCCTCTCAGCACCTTGAGTTACTGGTTAATCATCAATACCAACTGCAACAGAACACCTACAAGATGCAATGGCCTTGTGCAGTTACCTTTATTGTTCAATATCGAGGTGAATCTATTGGCAAGGTTGTTCTTCATGAAGAAAAAGACCTGCTGCATATTATCGATATTGCGTTAATACCGGATCAACGCGGTAAAGGGTACGGAACCGCAATATTGAAGTCATTTTCAAACATGGCGGACCGGCACGCAATGCTGCTGCGGCTATCGGTTGAGCGTGATAACTGTCGGGCTAAAAAACTGTATTTGGCACTGGGGTTTGAGGTTTTTGAAGCGGGCGAATTTTATCTGGCGATGAAGCGCGAACCGTCTCTGACCAGTTAA